The genomic DNA GCGCCCGGATAACCGATTTGCCAAGGCGGGGAATTTGAACCATGCGATCGGGCAGACTCACGGGGATCTGATTGTGGTGTTCGATGCGGATTTTGTGCCCACGCGGAATTTCCTGGTTCGCACCGTTGGCTTTTTCCAGAATCCCGAAGTTGCCCTGGTGCAGACGCCCCAAAGTTTTTACAATGCAGACCCGATCGCCCGCAATCTGGGACTGGAGGATGTTCTGACGCCAGAAGAAGAGGTGTTTTATCGCCAAATTCAGCCGATTCGCGACGGGGCGGGCAGCGTCATTTGCTCCGGGACATCCTTTGCAGTGCGGCGCAGTGCCCTGGAAAGTATGGGCGGTTTTGTGACCGACTCCCTCAGCGAGGACTACTTTACGGGGATTCGTCTGTCGGCGCAGGGCTATCGCCTCGTCTATCTGGATGAGAAATTAAGTGCCGGACTCGCCGCCGAAAATATTTCTGCCCATGCGGTGCAGCGGTTGCGCTGGGCAAGGGGAACGCTCCAGGCATTTTTTATCAAGGCAAATCCGCTCACAATTCCGGGACTCAATCCGATTCAGCGATTGGCTCACCTGGAAGGCTTGCTGCACTGGTTTACCAGCATTTCCAGAGTCGGATTTTTGCTGATGCCCCTTGCCTATTCCTTCCTGGGCGTGATTCCGCTCCGAGCCACTGCCTCAGAATTGCTCTATTTCTTCCTGCCCTACTATCTGGTGCAGCTTTCCGTCTTTTCCTGGCTGAATTATCGATCGCGTTCCGCCCTCCTTTCCGATATCTATTCCCTGGTGCTGTGCTTTCCCCTGGCTCTGACCGTGATTCAGGTGATGCTAAACCCGTTCTCTAAGGGATTCAAAGTTACGCCCAAGGGAACTTCTAGCGATCGATTCTCGTTTAACTGGAATCTGGCTTGGCCCCTCGTCATTTTGTTTATCACCACGGCAATTAGCCTCTGGGTTAACTTTGGTCTCTGTATGCTCAAGGGAGCCTGGATGGACACCGTGCCGCCGGAAGTTGCGATCCAGGCAAAGGGCATTGGCTTGGGCTGGATCTGGAGTACCTACAACCTGATCATGCTGGGGATTGCGCTGCTGATTTTATTAGATGTGCCGCGTCCCTGTATCTACGAATGGTTTAACCTGCATCGCACCGCCCGAATTTCGCTCAGCGATCGCGGCATCGAACGTAATTTTTGGGGCACGACCACCATGATCTCCGAAGTGGGCGCGGAGGTTGCCCTAACTCAGATTGATTTCCCCACGCCCCACGAAGGCGAAATCTTACCTGTGACGATCGAAATCCTGGAGCATCATCTGATTCTGAACGGTCGCGTCTCTCAGGTGACGCAGCAGCCCGATTATCTGGCAGTCCGGGTAACGTTTGAGCAGGTGACTTTGCCCCAGCAGCGATCGCTCGTAGAACTGCTGTTTTGCCGTCCGGGACAGTGGAAACGCCGTACTTCGCCGGGAGAATTTGAATCGCTGGTGCTGCTGTTTAGAATTCTGCTGCGTCCGAAGGTGCTGTTCGATCGGAATGCGGATGTGAGTGCGGTGTCTGTGGCGCAAGTCTAATGCAGTAAACTATATCGATGTAGCGCGATCGGAGAGTGGAACCTTGCTAGACGAACAGGCAAAGAAAACAATGCTGCGGAAAATTCCCCACGGACTCTACATCTGCGGAGTCAAGGACGGGGAAGAGGTCAACGGCTTTACCGCAAGCTGGGTGATGCAGGGTTCGTTTCAGCCGCCGCTGGTGATCAACTGCGTCAAGCAGGACTCCAAATCCCACGCCATGATTCAGTCCAGCCAGGTCTTTGCGCTAAGTATTCTGGAAGCCGGACAGAAGGAACTGGCGCAGAAGTTTTTTAAGCCGCAGCGACGGGTCGGCAACAAGTTTGAGGACGTGGAATTCTACCTGGGCGAAACGGGCTGCCCCATCATTTCCGATACGCTGGGCTATGTGGAATGCCGTGTTGTGGGTTCCGTTGAGCAGGGCGATCACACCGTTTTTGTCGGTGAAGTGATTGCGGCGGGGGTACATCGCGAGGGTGATCCGCTCCTCCTGGAAAGCACAGGCTGGCAGTACGGTGGCTAGGCGCAGAGGGAAGAGATGCCATTAATTAAAGTTCAAACCTCCGTTGCCTCCCCCGATCGCCCGGAGGTGGAAGCGATGCTCAAGCAGTTGTCCTCCAGTCTGGCAAAGCATCTGGGCAAGCCGGAATCCTATGTGATGACTGCCTTTGAACCCGATGTTGCCATGACCTTTGCAGGCACCACCGATCCGGTTTGCTACATCGAAATCAAGAGCGTGGGCACGATGAGTCCAATGCAGACTAAATCGATGAGCCAGGAATTTTGTACCCAGGTTCAGGAGAGTCTCGGTGTTCCCACCAACCGCACCTACATCGAATTTGCCGATGCAAAAGGGGCAATGTGGGGCTGGAATGGCTCGACGTTCTGACCTCAAAACCCAACAATCCCACCTGATGTAGAACCTGATCGCCCAAAGCGCCTGCTACACTCTGTATGGTTAAGCTTTGTAACGGAACGAGCGCACCGTTATTCTGATAGGGACTCCGGTAGGGATATGAGTAGGGGGAATTCATGCTGAAGGCTTTGCTGTTTGACCTGGACGGAACGATCGCGGATACCGATCCGGTTCACTATCAGAACTGGCAGGCAATCCTGCTGCCCTTTGGCATTACGATCGATCGCCCCACCTATCGCACCCAGTTTAGCGGCAGACGCAATCAGGAAATCGTGCCGGAGATTTTGCCGCAGCTCTCGATCGCCGAAGGAGACGAACTGGGTCAGCGCAAGGAAGCGATGTTTCGCCAGCAGGCAGCCGCCGTTCTGCAACCCATGCCCGGACTCCTGGACATTCTTAAATGGGGGGAACAGAATCAGCTCAAGCGAGCGATCGTCACCAATGCCCCCGTGGAAAACGTGGAATTTATGCTGAACGTCCTGCATCTGGACGACGAATTTCCTCTAGTTATCCTGGGTGACGAACTCCCACGCGGCAAACCCGACCCCATGCCCTATTTAGCCGCCCTCGATCAGCTCGAAGTCACTGCCGCTGAAACGATCGCCTTTGAGGATTCCCCCTCTGGCATCCGTTCTGCCGTCGCCGCAGGCATTCCCACCGTCGGTATCGCCTCTACCCAAGCTCCCCAAAAGCTCTACGATCTGGGCGCGTTCCTGGTGATCGACGACTTCACCGCCCCCGATCTACTGTCTGTTTTGCAAAAGGCGATCGAAACCCCAAACCCAATTTCCATTTCCTAACCAGAACCTAAATCAGACTACAAATCATCCTGCGATCGGCTTCCTCCCCTTTCCTCCTGTCATCCTCCTACCGGACTGCCCCGATCGAGCGATGCAAACCGCTCCTTTTCCGGGAAAATAGATTTTGTGATTAGAGGCACTTTTTCCCATGCTGTCAAAAGGCTTTGAAGTGGAAATGTACACGGGTACGCCGGACGGAGAGATCGTCGGGTTGTCCGATCGGATTGTTGCCGATTTGCATGGGTTTGTCCGGGAGCCGGATAGCCGCAACGTTGAATATACGACGGCTCCGCTCTATCGCTACGAACGGCTGCTGTGCGAGCTAGTGCGTCCGCGTCGAGAACTTCGCGCCTATTTGAGCAAGCTGGGCAACTATACGCTGATCCCCGGCAGTACGCTAGCTTTGAGCGGGGGCGATCGCTTCTACCGCTCCGATCCCGGCAATCCCTACCACACCTATATTGAGCAGACCTACGGCACGTCCGTCGTGACGGCGAGTATTCATATCAACGTCGGTATTAGCGATCCCGATGTGCTGATGCGTGCCTGTCGGCTGGTGCGCGTGGAGGCTCCCCTGTACCTTTCCCTCAGTGCGGCTTCCCCTTTCCTGGATGGCAAAGTGACGGGCTTCCATTCCACCCGCTGGGGACTGTTCCCCAAGACTCCGGCAGAAGTGCCCCTGTTTGAAAGCCATCGCCACTATATCGACTGGACAGAGGAACAGCTTCAGCTCGGCACGATGCAAAACGTGCGTCACCTCTGGTCTTCCGTGCGTCCAAACGGCGATCGTCGTCCCTATAGCCTGAACCGTCTGGAGCTAAGAATTTGCGATCTGATGACTGACCCAATCGCCCTGTTAGCCCTAACTGCGCTGCTAGAGGCTCGTCTGCTTCAGATCATTCAAAACCCCGAACTCGATCCGCTGGAGTCCAGTCTGCTGCCAGCAAGCGATCGGGCTGAAACCCTGGTTGCCCTCACCGATGCCAACGAAACTGCTGCCGCCAAGCTTAGCCTCGACGCGGAACTGCACCACTGGCGCGACGGGCGCAAAATCCTGGCGCGGGACTGGATTGAGGAGCTGTATCAGGAAGTCTGGGGAACAGCAAAACAAGACGGCTTTAGCTGCTTCCTGCTGCCTCTGAAGAAAATCCTGCGGGAAGGCAACGAGGCACAGCGCTGGCTGAAGCAAATTGAACAGGGAGACGATCCGCAAACGGTAATGAGACGGGCGATCGATCGAGTGGCGGTTGAAGAATTGGCTTTGGCAGACGAAATTTGTCAGCCGCTAGTCGCCTGATCCGCAGACGCAGATACTTGATTTGGCTTCACAAAACTCCTTCCCCTCGTTCCAATGCTCTGCGTTGGAATGCCTTTGAGAGGCTCTGCCTCTAGATCGTAATTTGCGGCAGAGCCGCATCCGACCCGTATCCAGGCTCAGCCTGGACACCAGATTTGCCAGATTTACTCACAGTGAGAAAATTTGCTCTTGTAGGGTGAGCATCTTGCCCACCCAGTTGAATCGCCCTAAACTTCCCGCCCCATCCGCCGCAGCAGTTCCCGAACCACGGTTGAATCCTGGGCATCGGGGACTTGCAGCAGATAATCTTCTAAGTCCTGACTGGCTTCTGTCCAGCGTCCGGTCTGGTAGTAGAGCAAACCGCGATCGCGTTGGTCGATCGGTGAGTCGGGGAAGAGGAGGAGGATGCGCTCAATGGTTGCCAGCGATCGGGGAATGTCGCTCTGATTGAGATAAATGACCTTAAGGTTGTTCAGCATCCGCACCAGGAAATAGTGGGCGGTGACGGGCTGGAGAAATTCCGGGCGCATTTCGATCGGTCTGCCGTAGATCTCGCTGAGTCGCTGCTGACAGTCTTCGGCAAACAGGACTTCGCCCTGGCTGAACGGATCGACAAAGATCTGCATCTCATCGATTACGGGACGAATCAAAAAATGTCCCGGCATCCCCACACCCACCATCGGAAAGTCCAGCCGTTTTGCTACTTCCAGATAGACCAGCGATAGGGTGATCGGAATTCCTGTGCGGCGATCGATCACCTGATTCAGGTAGCTGTTTTCCGGCTCGTAGTAGCTGTCCTTGTTGCCGTAATATCCCAGGTCTTCGTAGAGGTACTGGTTAATCGTTTTAATGATGCGAAGCGGATATGCCTCTTCTGGCAGGCGCTCTTTGATCTCCGCTGCCATCGTGTCCAGCGCGTTCAGGTATTCCTCCGCGTCGAGATCCGGGTATTCTTCCTGCGCCAGATAGAGGGCTGCTTTTGCCAGATCGATCGCCTCATCGGGCTGACGGATCTCCTGGTAGAATCGCTGTCGCGCCAGGGGAAAATCCATACGGGTATCCTTTCAAACGTTTCTCACCTGTCTAGTTTAGCTTTTGTTAATAGTCCCTCCCGGAACCAAACTTCCAGGCATCTCGCCAGCGATCAAATCGGTATTGCCATGATTCTGATCCGACCCGCCCCCCTTGTTCCTCCTGAGAGCCGACCCGCCCCCCTAGCTCCCCATCTATTTTTTCCGCTCCTGCGGAGCGAGTGGGGGGAACCTTTAAATCCTTCTCTTTGGAAGTCAAGTTTTTTAGCGGAAGGGAGGACAACAAATGATACAGACCCAAATTTGCAAAGTGTCCCGTCCAGTCCAGCAGTGCCGGAATGCCGACCTGGGGAATGATTTTGAGGACGATCGCCGGATGCTTAATCCCCACCTGCATCAGGGTTTGAAGCAGGGCAGGAAACTGAACCACATCCTGAAGAAAGGGCTTTAATACCGGATCGCCCAACTGCTGCATTTCCTGGAAGACCGCAGAAAGCAGACCGTTGATCTGATTGGGGT from Leptolyngbya ohadii IS1 includes the following:
- a CDS encoding phenylpyruvate tautomerase MIF-related protein, encoding MPLIKVQTSVASPDRPEVEAMLKQLSSSLAKHLGKPESYVMTAFEPDVAMTFAGTTDPVCYIEIKSVGTMSPMQTKSMSQEFCTQVQESLGVPTNRTYIEFADAKGAMWGWNGSTF
- a CDS encoding SirB1 family protein, whose protein sequence is MDFPLARQRFYQEIRQPDEAIDLAKAALYLAQEEYPDLDAEEYLNALDTMAAEIKERLPEEAYPLRIIKTINQYLYEDLGYYGNKDSYYEPENSYLNQVIDRRTGIPITLSLVYLEVAKRLDFPMVGVGMPGHFLIRPVIDEMQIFVDPFSQGEVLFAEDCQQRLSEIYGRPIEMRPEFLQPVTAHYFLVRMLNNLKVIYLNQSDIPRSLATIERILLLFPDSPIDQRDRGLLYYQTGRWTEASQDLEDYLLQVPDAQDSTVVRELLRRMGREV
- the gshA gene encoding glutamate--cysteine ligase gives rise to the protein MLSKGFEVEMYTGTPDGEIVGLSDRIVADLHGFVREPDSRNVEYTTAPLYRYERLLCELVRPRRELRAYLSKLGNYTLIPGSTLALSGGDRFYRSDPGNPYHTYIEQTYGTSVVTASIHINVGISDPDVLMRACRLVRVEAPLYLSLSAASPFLDGKVTGFHSTRWGLFPKTPAEVPLFESHRHYIDWTEEQLQLGTMQNVRHLWSSVRPNGDRRPYSLNRLELRICDLMTDPIALLALTALLEARLLQIIQNPELDPLESSLLPASDRAETLVALTDANETAAAKLSLDAELHHWRDGRKILARDWIEELYQEVWGTAKQDGFSCFLLPLKKILREGNEAQRWLKQIEQGDDPQTVMRRAIDRVAVEELALADEICQPLVA
- a CDS encoding glycosyltransferase family 2 protein — translated: MTTSADQTKPTSQSSSSAAARQPFRPQTTTLILLGIVLLSGAIVAGWFTGQGTISRIFTQLNALQNQPPLWLEVPMVAGGYLLFPTVALFAIVLVVTKISPQPRFWSRVTVVGILLALTVRYLLWRSLTTLNVSTPMNGVFSLGLFFLELLMLVSSTIQLFLMLRVRDRRREADWLAMDVMEGRYQPTVDIMIPTYNEPDFILRRTVIGCQAIDYAHKKIYLLDDTRRPEIKKLAEELGCEYLTRPDNRFAKAGNLNHAIGQTHGDLIVVFDADFVPTRNFLVRTVGFFQNPEVALVQTPQSFYNADPIARNLGLEDVLTPEEEVFYRQIQPIRDGAGSVICSGTSFAVRRSALESMGGFVTDSLSEDYFTGIRLSAQGYRLVYLDEKLSAGLAAENISAHAVQRLRWARGTLQAFFIKANPLTIPGLNPIQRLAHLEGLLHWFTSISRVGFLLMPLAYSFLGVIPLRATASELLYFFLPYYLVQLSVFSWLNYRSRSALLSDIYSLVLCFPLALTVIQVMLNPFSKGFKVTPKGTSSDRFSFNWNLAWPLVILFITTAISLWVNFGLCMLKGAWMDTVPPEVAIQAKGIGLGWIWSTYNLIMLGIALLILLDVPRPCIYEWFNLHRTARISLSDRGIERNFWGTTTMISEVGAEVALTQIDFPTPHEGEILPVTIEILEHHLILNGRVSQVTQQPDYLAVRVTFEQVTLPQQRSLVELLFCRPGQWKRRTSPGEFESLVLLFRILLRPKVLFDRNADVSAVSVAQV
- a CDS encoding HAD family hydrolase codes for the protein MLKALLFDLDGTIADTDPVHYQNWQAILLPFGITIDRPTYRTQFSGRRNQEIVPEILPQLSIAEGDELGQRKEAMFRQQAAAVLQPMPGLLDILKWGEQNQLKRAIVTNAPVENVEFMLNVLHLDDEFPLVILGDELPRGKPDPMPYLAALDQLEVTAAETIAFEDSPSGIRSAVAAGIPTVGIASTQAPQKLYDLGAFLVIDDFTAPDLLSVLQKAIETPNPISIS
- a CDS encoding flavin reductase family protein, with product MRCLWRKSNAVNYIDVARSESGTLLDEQAKKTMLRKIPHGLYICGVKDGEEVNGFTASWVMQGSFQPPLVINCVKQDSKSHAMIQSSQVFALSILEAGQKELAQKFFKPQRRVGNKFEDVEFYLGETGCPIISDTLGYVECRVVGSVEQGDHTVFVGEVIAAGVHREGDPLLLESTGWQYGG